The DNA region CTACGTGGGTGAAGAGGCGGCTACGTGGGTGAAGAGGCGGCTACGTGGGTGAAGAGGCGGCTACGTGGGTGAGGAGGCGGCTACGTGGGTGAGGAGACAACTATTTGGGAGTGGCTAAAGGGGAGCCCCACCTGGAGAGCTCGGCGCCGTCGGCCAGGACCCCCAAGTTGTCCCGCTGAAAATCAGTGAGGTGCGAATAGGTCTGCAGGTTCCGCCGATGGTTTAACTGCACGGCCTTCTTCTTATCCTCCATCgccttcacattttcctcATACGTAAGCTGAATGGTAGCTTCGTTAACAATCTGCTTGGCCATATATTTTGCAAAGCATTTTATTTCGTCCTCCTGGTAGAGGGGACTCGTTTGAGTAgaattcacttttttttttttctctctttctgatatgacttgttcatacAAAAAGGTGCCATCATTTTTGAGATTTTTTAGCTCTTCATCGGTTTCTGTTATTTGGACGTCcttatgtgtgcatattaCTTTCGTCACTTCTGCGGTTAGGTTTTGCCTATACGCATCTGCTGTCTGGTGTGTGCTAGCGGGGGTGACTTCGCTTCGTATAGCATGTAATCTTTCCCCTCTCTTAGCAtactctccctttttgttgTTCCCCCCTGGTGGCTGCTTAGCTAGCTTGACCTTCTTCGGCCtattcaccgcttcaccagcGTGGTTGTGAGTTTGCCTGAGCTTCGTATTGATGAAGGTGGAAAGGATAAGCGAGTGAACCGTCTCGTCGTCCTTCGCACATGGGCCATCTCCCCCAGTGGCTGCACTTGTGCGGCTGGCCCCAAttgtcacatttttttttgcccttttttcgAAGAGCAGCATCTTTCGAACGGCATCCACTCGACCTTCTCCCCCACCGAGTTTGATGCTACTTGCCACATTTTTTGAAGTCGTCTGgtcgttcatatttttgtatacgTAACTTACGCAGTCGACGTTGCTCTTCTGTAGTGTCTTTTCTACATTATCTAGgtggtgtttttttgtttttcctctatCGTGGGTTTCGTTTGGCATGTTGGCGGTGGTTCCTCCGGGTGGCTTCACATTGCGGCGTTGTCTCGAGTTGGCCCTCACCCCTAGCGATCCCGCCGCTTCGTTCTGGCGGTCAGCTTGGCGGTCATTTTGTTGATGGTCTTTTTTACCGTCTTTTTTACCGCCTTTTTGACCGCCTTTTTGACCGCTTTTTTGACCGCTTTTTTGACCGCCTTTTTGATGGCCTTCTGGATCACCTTTTTGGCCACCTTTTTGAGCGCCCGTTTGACCGCCCTTTTGACCTCCTTTTTGACCGCCTTTTTCACCACCTTTTTTAGCGCCTTTTTTAGCGCCTTTTTTAGCGCCTTCTTGGTGGCCatctttccccctttcgtcGTCCTTCCCAGTGGTGAGGCCGCTCGATTCCTCCGCTGCACTGTGCAGACCCATTTTGGCTTTCCCGCCCCTTTTCTCTGCGTCTGTTCGGGAGTGCCGAAGGGGGAGACTCTCACTGGAAGCGGCGCAGCAGTGATGTGTACGTGCGTATGCgcgtatgtgcatatgccTACATTTGTGAGGGAGTCAATTTCTCCCCCCGGCGTCTCTCTCTTCCCCCCAGCTGCTCACTCACTGCCTGGTAGGAGCATCTGCGCAACTGGCGAAGCGGTTGGCATGCACATGGCAGATGTAGACGCGTCCGTGCGGGAGGTCTCCATGAGAGGAAGTCCCCGATGCGCGCGACGTGCACATCCGCGTGTGGAAGACCCTGCTGTGTCGTCCCTTTGTTCGTACGTTCCCTACGTTTTTTGGCTTCTTCGCTCCTTCGCATgaccgccttttttttccttccgaTGGGCACCCCCCCTGTAGTGCAGCATTAATGGGGGGCGACCACTCACGTGTGCGAGGGGGGGACTCAAATGTGCAGGCCTttcgcggaaaaaaaaaaaaagaagctcgAGACAGGTGTGCTATTCTGCTATGCTGCTGTGCCGCTTGGCCGCTTCGCCCGCCGGGGGAGAGACATTCTAGTGACGATtcataaaagggggggaacaaaaaaaaaaaaaacactaatTAGCGTTGAAGATGgtgtaattaaaattgcaACCTCTGGATGGTCAGTAAGTGCGACTCGTTTGTTATTGACATTTTTAGGGAAGACGAGGTCTCCCTTGgacattgtttttttttttttttttttttccttgctaCATCGGGGGAGTGGCCTCACTGAGAGGAAGTGATTCATCGAACTGGTCcgaccgcttcccccatttgatAAGTTAGTCCCACTGACGAAGCTGTTCACCTGTTGGGCAGCCGCATAGATGGTACATGCATGGGAGGCCTGGCACAAAGGAGCGAATGAAGAAGACCCCAGGGTGTCGTTCCGTTTGTCAATCTGTTGAGAGGAAGCCGGGTGGGGGAGTGGAGAAATACACAGAGGCGTATCTCCTTTAACCATTCCTCGGAGAGAGAAAACCATGGAGGAAGGGGAGAGCCAAAAGAAGGGACCCCCTCCTCCCTCAGGTAAGCTTCAACTGGGTAGTGTAGCAACGCATGGCCATGTTGAGGAGCTCcgtttgtgcaaaaaaagggggccaaaGTGGAGTGCACCTGGCAGGGTAGCCATGTAAATATCCCTCCCACTGGAGAGCCTTTTCCACACCACCCCCCACTTACAAGCGGCACGAACAAAAGACAACACGTGACGCGTAATACATAACACGcacaggggaggaagaaaaggaacccTTTGACGGAGCGGCTAACGGATCAGATGCAGACGAAACAAATAAAGGGCTTCATGTCTATCCTAACAAAAGCACCTATGAGGGGTTCTACCTGCATGGGCAGAAGTCGGGCGTGGGAAAATTGACCAAGCGGAACGGGGCGTTTTACGAAGGTAATTAGGCAGATGGGGGCGCctcgaaaaaagaaaaaaaaaaagagacgTACGCAACGTTGCGGCAGGGACTGATGCGCTCCCCTTCTGTTTTGCCGCGTTTGCGGCCACTCAGGCGagcgttttttctttttttgccccttcctTTTACCTCTCCATGTTACCTCCCCATTTCATGCCGACATCCATTTTTGGGGCCCCCCGCGAACAGGCAACTTCCAAAACGGGCAGAAGCACGGAGCAGGGTTCCAGCGATACTCCAGTGGGGATTTCTACTACGGGGAGTGGAGGCACAACAAGAAGGACGGCCGGGGCATTTACTTTTTCGCCTCCACCGCGGAATACGTGAGCCGGAGCGGTGCAGCGGCGGTGTAGCCGCTTGAGAGAGAGAACATGCGGGCTTGCAATCAGCCAGACGTCACATCGGCATTATGCGCTTTCATCATCACCGCTTTCTCACCGCTTTCTCACCGCTTTATCACCGATTTATCGCCGCTTTATCACCGCTTTATCGCCGCTTTatcgccgcttccccccctcagtACTTCGGCGAATGGTGCAAGGGAAGCCTCATCAGCGGGGCCTGGGTCATCTCCGGAGAGGCAAAATACGTGGGGACGTTTTTTAGGAACCTGCCCAAGTTCAAGGGGGAGTTCCTGTTTGCCAACGACTCTAAAATGAGCGTCTTTTACGAGCAGACCCTGGGCGTTTCCAGTGCGAGTGACGGGGGTGCGGAGCGCGTGGCGCTGCACTGGAGGTCGCTCTAGTGGCGCCACGAGCCTTTCGTGTGTGAGGGGAAGCCTTCGTGTGTGAGGGGAAGCCTTCGTGTGTGAGGGGAAGCCTTCGTGTGTGAGGGGAAGCCTTCGTGTGTGATAAGAAGCTTTCGTGTGTGCGGGGATGGGTCGTTGGAGGTGATCATCCAATttgtgttccctttttgcttcttttttgcttcctttttttttccccttttcttgcGTCGCCCGCTTTGAAgcatcccccttttttagtAGGTGACATTTGGGGAGGTCccaaaaaaactaaaaaaatataaaaaaaaataaaataaaaaaaatagcaccAAAACGAACTAGCCGAATGGACTTGTAGGAAGTTCCAACCCGCGCTGCACACAGTGATGTCGCTCGGGGGTCTCCATTTGGCTAGAGGACCTTTcgcacacatgtgcgtgGGTACGTGGCTGCATATGGGCATCATGGGTTAGTGCCTCCTGGGCTGATGCGCTCGCTCGTACGTACATAGACTATCACACGTTCAATTTGACACCCCCCTGGAACGCTCTGCCTCACACGAACTTCACTTATCCGTTTGTGTGCGTTCCTATCGTTCCTCTCTTTCCTCTACGCGTCGACAAGATGAGCACGAACCGGCAAAGCTGCCCATCCCCCCAACTGTACACGTCAACGATAAGCGACGCCATAAATAGGTACTCGCTCATGGGGACTCTAGACCACCATAGTGGGAGTTTCCATCTGAGCAGAAGCGCCCCAGAGGAGAAGAACGTCGCGAGTCACAGCGACTGGACTGCTCTCCAGGAGGACACGTCCGGCGAGGAGGGAGAGTTACAAACGTACACCTCGATAGTGCTTGGTAGGTCCCTCTGTCTTCTGTTTGGTCGCCCCAGGGAGGTGTTCTTCTTTTGAGGTGTTCCACTTTTGTGGTGCATCGTTTACCCCCTTTGCTCAGCTGATCTCTCTCCACTTGGTAACCCTAGCAGGTGGGACAAATGAACCCATGCGCCGGAGAGCCACGGAAggggaattccccccccgtgggtggaggggggagatCAAACGTAAGTGCGTCACCCGTTCGAATGGGTTTTATATGAGTTTACGCGTACAGCGGTGAAGTCTCCCTTGGAGTGTAACCCGTATGGGTGTATACTCCTCCCCACCCCCACACACAATcactcttttcttttatccTGCGGGATGCTCCCCACTTGAACGATTTTCACCCCTAAGAAGATTCACCAAAGGAAAGACCCTTGGACGTCCTCCTGGAGAAGCAGGCCAAACACGATGCCGAATGGACCaagcacattttaaaaatcctTCTGACCGCGGAAGAGGCAAATAAAGTCAAGGACTTCCAAGACGTAATAAAAACGATTGAGCATGAGGAGATAAAGGAGTTACTGTTGCATCATTCTAAGGTAGTGTTGttcgaaattaaaaagatatatgGGGTGCTGGGGGGTCTAGTGAATGATGGTGGTGGCAGGGTGGGACGCAAAGGACGTTTAGATGTCCCTCCTCGTGAAGGCCTACCATTGAACCTGttaagaagcaaaaggggaaaaccaaATTTGAGGGCCAAAAAATGGTACCTTTTGAACCGGTACTATAGGAGGCTCTGCAGGATCTACGAGGAGGAGAATTCTCTTTTGAGGCGGTTACTCATGGGCAGTCCTGTTGGCGATGCAAACGAGGTTGAAGCACTCCCGAGGAGGCACAACCACATAGCAAAGCAGACCCTTCTGGGGAGGTGCGTAATAACGTACCAAGGTTCGTGCATCTAAGTTAGATAAAAAGCACATTTCActagaacccatttttgcagtAACACCCAcatgggtggaaaaaaaatgtattttcctctcccttttttagcTAAAGTGGGGAGAACCTTTCCGGTCGAGATGAAATCAAAATGGATCCGAGGTGcactaaaaaggggaagtaaGCACCGATTGAATCTAAAAAGAGACACTCGCATCTTCCGTTTTGTTCCCCATGTGGACATGGTTAAGGGGCAACTTGGTGGGGAATCCCTATCTGAGGAGGGAAGTGAACCCAGTGGAGGGACCCAAAACAGTCAGGTAGACGCGCCAAAGATGAGCACATCGAAATGTTACGTATACCCCCGGGAGGAGGAAGTGAAGAGCTGCAGCGACATGGCTATGCCAAATGGTCCCATTGTTAACGACTGTGAGGGGGATGAAGCGATGGAGGTGGGAGTAAAGGGGCAAGAGGAGAAACACCCCGAAGGGGTTAttcaagaggaaaaaaacagtcGTCAAGATGGCCCCCTCTTCGGTGAAGAAGCGCCAAGCGGGGGAGACGTCGGTGTGAACGCATCGAGTGAGCAGGCGGGTGAAGCACCCGTGGAAGACCACCCAAAGAAGGAGCTAACCGATGGGCacgaaaaaggggataaCCATCTCGGGGCAGCAAACAGTAAGTTGGGGCAAATagacaaaaaaacgaagttaaaaaaaaagaaaaaagtaggagaaaggagggagaagggggagaagaagaagaaaaaaaaattaaacgccCAGCAGACAAATGCAGTTACTGGGAAGGAAGAGAACGGAGGAGGCGATCACCCCCTGGCGGACGTCCCAGATAAAGCCACAGAAGAGGCGAACGAGGGGGTGGTTCTTTGCCAGGAGGTCTACCACGATTGCACTCATTAGTGTGGTCTGCAGTAACGATAAGGAGTGCTTCCTTCCTGACttccttctttcctttttgcctttttttttttttatttttttttctccaaatgggAGGACATCATACCACCTGTAACTTAACTCACCTTTGTTTGAACCCGTCAAAGGGGAAGGCGTGCCCACTCTGGGGAGCGCATCGGGTGAATTTTACGTATCATTgggtggaaggaaaaaaaaaaaaaaaaaaaagaggaaaaaataggacATCTGTGTGCGTGCGCCGACCGCGTATGTACGTGCGCATCTGTATGGAAGCACTCGCGAAGTGCACACGGTGGGAGGACCTCGCCTGTGTCACCCCTGTAGACGCCGCGGCAGTGGTGCAAACGGTTCTcattcctcctcctcccttttaACGAGTGCCtccgcggaaaaaaaaaaaaaaaaacacacaacaTATAGCATAGCGGCATACTGGCGTAACAACGGGATAACGTAAACATGGCAGTAAGGGCGATTTCTAAATGAGTGCACATGAATTCGCATGAGACCCACTCTGAACACACACGCGAGCGAAAGAGACCGCTCAAAGATGTGCACGAAATCGCGCGCAGAGGCCCGGGAACCCTTCTGGAGGGACATTGCACGGATAGACAGGCTGATTTACgcgcacgaaaaaaaattacaatcaTGCAactgtaaaaaaaggaaatgctaCAGGCTGCTGTCGCTCTGGGCCGACTATGACAAATGGTTGAGTGAGACGTGCGAAAGGTATGCGTGGAAGGTGCGGGCGTTGCGAATGGTGGGGACGGGTTCCAGGGGGAGTGCCACGTGCGCAGATGAGGAGTGGAGTAGCCGCATAGGGGACTGCCCCCCGAGTGGAACCCCATGTGCGGCGTCGAAAGATTGTGGCCACTTAGCCAAGTGGAGCTCCGTCCATGCCACGGCAGGGGAACGGCTGcgtaaaaggagaaagaaaagaagaccGCGGGGTGGGAAGATAGCAGGTGGGAAGCTGACGAGCAAAACAAAAGGTCAGGGGAAACCCCAACTAAACTGCGCAAACAGAAGGGGTGATCCACCTAGAGGCGGTAATGAAAAGGTGCAGGAGGAtgcggaggggggagaaataaaGGGGGGGCATTCCCTCGGAGGGGTGGAGCGGCCACAGGGAGAGGAGAACGGGGACGAAGCGGCTGAAGAAGACCTtggcgaagcggcggaaGAAGTGCACGAGAATGAAGGCCAACTCCCAGGGGTGGCGAACCCAACGTGCGAGGACactggggggagggaagcagACGGTTCGGAGGGGACTCAGCCAAATGGACGAAGTAGAGTCGCCGAAAGGGAAGGCTCCCCTGAAGCAGTAGAGGAATGGAAAGTATCTTCATGTGATGAGAaagagaaggaggaagagacaGGACGTGGTCAGACGGTGCACAACTCCGTGGGTGAGAAAAGTGAAAACAGCTTGGAAACGGTGCCAAGTGGCAGTGGGGGATGTCCCcataaaatggggggagaagcggaggaggagaaggaggaggaggagaagaaggagaagacaGATAAGCAACATAACGAACTGGAGTTCTCTGAGGTGCAGGTGAGGGCAGTTACACTGGAAGAAGGAGACGCAAAAACGGGGGGAAAGCAGGcagcaaaggagaaaagagcgcgcggaggggagaaaaaggcgaagggtaaaaagagggggggtaagaaggagaagagggcgcgaaagggggaggggaaaaaggctaaggggaaggagaaaatgatggaggagggggaggagggagaaaaagcaACGGAGACAGCGGtggaggaaggaaaagagaCAGCCGTGGAGGAAGCAACGGAGGAGAAAATGGAGGAAGTAAGGGAAGTTAAGgtggaagaaggaaaagaagagaaaatgGAAGGCATAAAGGAGGCAGCggtgaaagaagaaaaagaagagaaaatgGGAGGCGAAAAGGAGCAGATGGAGGAGGAAGTTGAGGAGGTGAAGATGGAGAAAGCAATGGAGGTGAAGGTGGAGGAAGCAACGGAGGAGGAgatggaagaagaaaaagaagagaaactggaaggagaaaaggagCAGAGGGCGGAGGAAGCAACGGAGGAGAAGgtggaggaagaaacggAAGGGAAGACTAAAGATGAACGAAATGAGAAGTTGGGCGTGGAAAAAGAGGCGATGGTGCAGAAAGGAGGGGATATGTAtacggaggggggggggtcGACTACGATGGAGGGAGAGAAGCAGGTGACGGTGGAGGGAGAGAAGCAGGTGACGGTGGAGGGAGAGCAGCAGGTGACGGTGGAGGGAGAGCAGCAGGTGACGGTGGAGGGAGAGCAGCAGATGAAGGTGGAGGGAGAGAAGCCGACGAATGTGGAGAGTGAGAAACCTACTACGATGGAGGAAGACTCTTCGATCGGGGAAGGGACGGAGGAAAAGATCGAAGATGAGGGAGAGGCGAAGGCGGACGTGGAAAGGGAGCAGAACAGTGGCGGTgaaaaggaggcaaaacCGGGCGCCGCACAAAGAAGCGACCATGAGGACGAGCCGGGGAAGACGGCGGGGAACGAAATCGTCCACCATATTCTCAGCGAGTACTCCAACACAATTCAGTACACGAGTTTTCTCgactacataaaaaataaggagaCCGAGTAGGGGGGGAGAGCAGTTGCGGGGAGGCGGGGAGGCGGGGAGGCGGggaagtggggaagcggggaagcggagatgcgcaaaatggtagagggggagaaacccATGCGAACGTCTACAGCCAGTTGCTGCTACGCCCAtatgggtaaaaaaaggcaaaaaaagcaaaacacaCCTGAAAAGACGCCCACCTGAAAGCACACCCACCTCACCTCAATCGACGATAACCAGCCCGCCCACAAACCTGCTGAGGGGCAAACGACCGGCTAGCCAATCTTGTAACCCGAGTGCACCGCGACGATGCCCATGGTCATAGTCGAGTAGGAAATATTTCGAAAAGAGCTCTGGTGCATAAGCTGGGACAACTCCTCAGGAGATAAAAACGTCTGGATACTCTCCGCCAGGTACTTATAAGAATTTTCGCTACTTGCTACAACCTTTCCAAGCAGCGGAATGACTTTCAATAAATAGGCATCATAAAGAGGCTTAATCAAGGCACAATTGACTCGGCTAAATTCTAAGCATAAGAATCTACCCCCAGGTTTCAAAACGCGATGGATTTCTCTTAACGATTTGGGAATGTTAGTAAAATTCCGAATGCCAAAGGAGAGGGTCACTACATCTACGGAGTTGTCTTCAAAGTAATTTAAATTCTCTGCGTTTTGAATTACCCATTTGATGTTCCTGTTGTAATTCATTTCCTTTGctcgcttcttccccactTGCATCATGTCTTCATTCACATCGCCTACGATTATTTCGGGGGTGAATTTTGCGTAAAATTCATCGGCTtggttttccccttcatggAAATCGCTTCCCTGGTGCAGCTTCTCCAAATGGTGCTTGtacctttttaatattcgAAAGGCTATATCTCCCGTGCCTCCAGCTAGGTCTAATATTTTGCAGGCGGAAAAATTGGCGGCGCTTCCCTCGTTTACTGCTTCACTCGCCGCGCCGCCGGTTTGGCTGCCGGGTTGGCTGCCCGTTTGGCCGTCCGTTTGGCCGCCCGTTTGGCCGCCCGTTTGGACTTTTCCGTCACCGAAGCGGGTTTCTTCGCATGAGGCCGCCCCCCCTTTCCCGTGCTGCCTTCCCCAATTGGCCTCGcttcttaaaatttcttcCTGCATTTTGTAGCTGtggtattttaaaaacaaatcgaGCTCCTTCACCAGCTGGTCCTTCCAACAGCGGTGCAGGCGAAGACTCATCAGGTCGTTCATCAGGTCGTACCTGTTGGACACGTGGCTGAATAGGTTGTGCACCAGCTTGGACTTTATCTCTTCT from Plasmodium vivax chromosome 4, whole genome shotgun sequence includes:
- a CDS encoding hypothetical protein (encoded by transcript PVX_003685A), producing MSTSKCYVYPREEEVKSCSDMAMPNGPIVNDCEGDEAMEVGVKGQEEKHPEGVIQEEKNSRQDGPLFGEEAPSGGDVGVNASSEQAGEAPVEDHPKKELTDGHEKGDNHLGAANSKLGQIDKKTKLKKKKKVGERREKGEKKKKKKLNAQQTNAVTGKEENGGGDHPLADVPDKATEEANEGVVLCQEVYHDCTH
- a CDS encoding hypothetical protein, conserved (encoded by transcript PVX_003695A), with amino-acid sequence MHIRAYARTHHCCAASSESLPLRHSRTDAEKRGGKAKMGLHSAAEESSGLTTGKDDERGKDGHQEGAKKGAKKGAKKGGEKGGQKGGQKGGQTGAQKGGQKGDPEGHQKGGQKSGQKSGQKGGQKGGKKDGKKDHQQNDRQADRQNEAAGSLGVRANSRQRRNVKPPGGTTANMPNETHDRGKTKKHHLDNVEKTLQKSNVDCVSYVYKNMNDQTTSKNVASSIKLGGGEGRVDAVRKMLLFEKRAKKNVTIGASRTSAATGGDGPCAKDDETVHSLILSTFINTKLRQTHNHAGEAVNRPKKVKLAKQPPGGNNKKGEYAKRGERLHAIRSEVTPASTHQTADAYRQNLTAEVTKVICTHKDVQITETDEELKNLKNDGTFLYEQVISEREKKKKVNSTQTSPLYQEDEIKCFAKYMAKQIVNEATIQLTYEENVKAMEDKKKAVQLNHRRNLQTYSHLTDFQRDNLGVLADGAELSRCLHILGKINTFGLSGSLIKSLVRKNVEAAKEQNKRDQIEWNNDVIKNLLKNTIAFVATEKIVSFIAEELIEDCVLNFCRLDKRDVDILRANLEENKISLYERRRMEGGHFNFVLSNGNLHVNIPLRVGKHTSLEDLLRRIKNHIKKEMNFLRKEYKLDCLCIRDGTRSIASIHELLSSESCHFTICLNRKEGEVLPTR
- a CDS encoding hypothetical protein, conserved (encoded by transcript PVX_003690A), producing MEEGESQKKGPPPPSGEEEKEPFDGAANGSDADETNKGLHVYPNKSTYEGFYLHGQKSGVGKLTKRNGAFYEGNFQNGQKHGAGFQRYSSGDFYYGEWRHNKKDGRGIYFFASTAEYYFGEWCKGSLISGAWVISGEAKYVGTFFRNLPKFKGEFLFANDSKMSVFYEQTLGVSSASDGGAERVALHWRSL
- a CDS encoding hypothetical protein (encoded by transcript PVX_003680A); the protein is MCTKSRAEAREPFWRDIARIDRLIYAHEKKLQSCNCKKRKCYRLLSLWADYDKWLSETCERYAWKVRALRMVGTGSRGSATCADEEWSSRIGDCPPSGTPCAASKDCGHLAKWSSVHATAGERLRKRRKKRRPRGGKIAGGKLTSKTKGQGKPQLNCANRRGDPPRGGNEKVQEDAEGGEIKGGHSLGGVERPQGEENGDEAAEEDLGEAAEEVHENEGQLPGVANPTCEDTGGREADGSEGTQPNGRSRVAEREGSPEAVEEWKVSSCDEKEKEEETGRGQTVHNSVGEKSENSLETVPSGSGGCPHKMGGEAEEEKEEEEKKEKTDKQHNELEFSEVQVRAVTLEEGDAKTGGKQAAKEKRARGGEKKAKGKKRGGKKEKRARKGEGKKAKGKEKMMEEGEEGEKATETAVEEGKETAVEEATEEKMEEVREVKVEEGKEEKMEGIKEAAVKEEKEEKMGGEKEQMEEEVEEVKMEKAMEVKVEEATEEEMEEEKEEKLEGEKEQRAEEATEEKVEEETEGKTKDERNEKLGVEKEAMVQKGGDMYTEGGGSTTMEGEKQVTVEGEKQVTVEGEQQVTVEGEQQVTVEGEQQMKVEGEKPTNVESEKPTTMEEDSSIGEGTEEKIEDEGEAKADVEREQNSGGEKEAKPGAAQRSDHEDEPGKTAGNEIVHHILSEYSNTIQYTSFLDYIKNKETE
- a CDS encoding ubiquinone biosynthesis methyltransferase, putative (encoded by transcript PVX_003675A), which translates into the protein MKALQFCGPRQGRHFREKRLGATLRTGPKSFSTKSDSFGSGERLYNFGFKKVTEEIKSKLVHNLFSHVSNRYDLMNDLMSLRLHRCWKDQLVKELDLFLKYHSYKMQEEILRSEANWGRQHGKGGAASCEETRFGDGKVQTGGQTGGQTDGQTGSQPGSQTGGAASEAVNEGSAANFSACKILDLAGGTGDIAFRILKRYKHHLEKLHQGSDFHEGENQADEFYAKFTPEIIVGDVNEDMMQVGKKRAKEMNYNRNIKWVIQNAENLNYFEDNSVDVVTLSFGIRNFTNIPKSLREIHRVLKPGGRFLCLEFSRVNCALIKPLYDAYLLKVIPLLGKVVASSENSYKYLAESIQTFLSPEELSQLMHQSSFRNISYSTMTMGIVAVHSGYKIG